Below is a genomic region from Citrobacter tructae.
ACGAACCGCAGACTTTTCATTTCTCCACGGCATAAGAAGTAAAGAAAAAATCGTCATTTTTAAAGCCACACCTAACGTGATGAGAAGAGCTAATTTTATGTTATACGCCCCTGTCACATCTAAGTGACTCAAAACTTGCCAGGCATTTATTGCAGCTAGCGAGATGAGAACTACGTAAAATTTTAAAAGCCGAGTTTTTTCCCAACACCCTCTGGTTTTTGCCCAATCAATCAATACAGCATAAAACGCAATGCAGATGATAATAGCATCAACACCCTTGCCGTAAATGTAGACACTCAAGATACCCGCAAGTACCAGCAATGTGATTAACGCGCCACATAAAGCCTTAATTAAGAGCACCTTAATATTCATTTTCACCCACTAACCAGCCAAAATAAGTCATTTTAATAACCATCACCCCACATCTCGTCTATTGAAGCATGCGAGCAACGTCTTTGCTATCCACCAACAGCAAGATTTCCAGTTCGGCGATGCGCTTCGTAGCGTATTCCAGTTGCGGTTGCATCACTTGTGCTCCTGGCTCTGTTCCGCTTTGATGTGCAGCCGCGGCTCACCGTCTTTCGGCTCAGGCCATTGGCGCTGCTTGTTCACCTTCAGCTTTTCCACCATCGCCTGGGTAATCTGCTCGTCACTGATACCGGCACGACGTTGCGCATCCCATAACAGGAATTGCATGTCAGCCCATTCGCTAAGGTCGCCGGGTTCAGCAGCAGCCTCGAGCGCTTCTTTGGAAAGGTGCTTTAGCGGACCAACTGGACCGACATCGCCGAAAGTAGCCAGTGACCATGCTGCATGTTCACGGCGTACCAGTTCGCGAGAAATCACCCCATCAATCACCTTCACAGCATCAGCCATTGCGTAGCCGAGATTACCGCCGTCGCTTTGTGCTGCCGCTTTGCTGAGTATTTCGCGTATCTGGTGCAGGCGATCGAGTGATACAGGACCGTGCACCGGGTGGTTGTTAGTTGCCATGAGTTAGTCCTTCACAAAAATAATCCAGTGGGTTTTATCGTTCTTCCCGGTACGCTGACCAATTGCAGGTTTCACATCTGTAAGCGCCAGAATCTGGCTAACTGGGATTTGTGTTTCGTTCCATTTAAAAATAAGCACGCCGCATGGCCACAACACCCGAAATGCTTCTTTGAAACCGGCACGTAAGTCAGAGCGCCACGTTTTTTTGTTCAGTCGCCCGTATTTTTTACCCATCCAGGCAGACTGGCCCACGCGCTCGAGATGCGGTGGGTCAAACACCACAACCGGAAACGATGCGTCGGCGAATGGCAGCACACGGAAGTCGGCAATCAGGTCGGGACTGATAACCAGGCGGCGACCGTCGCACAGCTCATGCTCTTCGGCGCGGATATCAGTGAACACGGCGCGGGTGTCCTGCTTGTTGAACCAGAACATGCGGGAGCCGCAGCACACGTCTAAAATAGTTTGCTCTGCCATCTCACTCCCCCTTCACGCCAATGCCAGCGGCGCGGATTGCGTCGGCGCACTCTTGAACAATATTCTTTTTGAACTCGCAGAATATTTTCACTTCATAAGGTGCAAGGGAGTGGACGTCACCAGTTACAGGCAGCGTCACCGTCCGCGCCTCCAGTTCTGCTATGCGCTTCTCTGCGGATTCCAGCTCATCCAGTAGCGCGTTAGCTTCATCCTCTTTCAGCACCACTGTGTCAAAGCTCTCGGTCTGCTTTTTGATTTTGGCAATCAGCGCCTGTTTGTTGAGTGCTGTCATTGGACTGCCTCCCAGCATATTTGAACCTTGTAATTGGTTTTGACGCGCTTAACTACGCCTATTGCTTCTAGCTTTTTCAGGCGGCGCAATACGTATGCTGTTTGCAATGAACGATGGTCATCACGCAGCCAGTTATTCACTACGTAAGTCATGCATGGTCCACGACGTTTCAGTACAGCAATGATTTCTTCATCGGTTGGTTTGCTCATAGCGCGGCTCCTTTGCGAAGCTGGGCGGCGATATCTTCGAGTACGCCATCAGCAAAAGAGCGGTCAAAATCACCCTCTAGTGCGTCAGCCATAAACTCTGTGGAGGTAAGAATCATCCGGGCAATATCAGCGGCGTTCTTCGCGGTATCATCGATAAAACCGGCTTCCCATGCGGCCAGCATTCGATTTGCTACAAAGTGAGCACCTTCCTTGTGGGCCTGCGCCCGCACTTCAGCCAGGAAAGCGTCGGTGGCTGGGGTTTCAGGCTTGCAGTCATTCGCATCAATAGGTTCTGGAGTGAAGCTTGAGTAGACAAAGCATTCTTCCTCGATGAATACATTCAGCCCCGCATTCTCCGCCGCCAGCTCCCTGCACTTGCTCTCGGCGTTAGCGAGCTGTACTGACAGTTCGAGCACCTGCTGCTCAAGTTGTTCGTATGTTGGTTTCATGCTGATGCTCTCCCGTAAAACGCCAGTACACGCTGCATTGCCGGACTTGTGCGGCAAACTGATGTGACCATGTTTTTGCTCATGCTCGACTTGAGCTGCTTGATGTTCAGCTCCCCGCCGGGCTGAAGTGAATAGACCGGGCGATGCGGCTCGCCAGTGCGGATTACTACCGCTCTGCGTACCAGGTGAAGCAGCAGGTTGTGCGATTTCTTACTGTCACATCCCAGCAGGCTCTGAACCTGACGAGGCGTTATGGTCTGGTTAACCCGAAGAAAATCGACAATTGCCCACAGTGATTTGCTTGCCATAGTGATTTGCCCTCGAAGTTATTTAACGATCCGGAGATGGCTAACGTTCTTGCGATAGCTGCCCCAGTCAAAGTTCACCCACATCCCGCCATCCATCTGGAGGCGATCGATAACCCGCGCGCCCAACGCTCCGAGAAGTTCTTCGTGGTTCAGGTTCGTCAGGATCCCCACCGGACGCATCGACGACAGGCGACGGTCGATAACCTGATTCAGAATGACTTTCTCGCCGTTGCTACCGCGCTGAATACCGACTTCATCCAGCACCAGCAGATCGACTTTGCAGAGGTCATCCAGAAGTGAAGCCTCTGACTGGCCACCGTCGTAGCACTCGCGAACGCGCAGCATCAGATCAGGGATTGTCACCACCAACACAGATTGGCCACCGGACAGGAGATGATTCCCGATTGCCGCTGCCAGATGGTTTTTCCCGGTACCAGGACCGCCACTGAACACGAAGCTCGCAAAGCCAGCCCCAAAGTTCTGCGCGTAGCTTTTCGCCATGGTGTAGGCCTTGCGCTGTTGCTCACCGGATACTTCGTAGTTGGCGAACGTGCAGCTTCGATGCAGGCTCTGGATGCCAGAGCGACCGAAGATTTTCTCTGTGCGCGCTTTCTGATTCAGCTTGTCCAGCTCTTCGCAATGTTTCAGGCCTTCTTCCCGCTGCCACGCCAGCAGCTCTGCTGCACTGGTGAACTTAGGCTGAACACCTGGCGGTATGAGTTTTTTCAGGCGATCAAGAGCGCTGCCGGAATTAACAATGTTTTTCACCGTTACCCCCTGAATCCGGTTGGGATGGTTTTATCTGGCTCAGAAATGCGGTTCACATCCCTGCCCGTTTTGCGGTCATTGAGAGCGAACTTCGGTTTGAACAGTCCCTGGTATCCGTTGGCGATACTGGTGTTGATCACATCAACGGGATCGTGACCTTCGTCCATGCAAGCCTTGAGCAACTTGAATGCTTTGGTGACTGTCATTTCGGTCTTGATGGCTTTGCCAGACTGTTGGCGGTAGGCAACCCACTCACTCCAGGACACAGAATCAAGCCACTCAGGAACGGGAATCGTCAGCGGGTCAAACTTACCCTTCCCCTTTGGGGGATTAGAGGGGGTTAGATCTGTATTTATATTTGTATTTGGAAGAATGTCTTTGGTGTTCCCTGTTTTCAGGGATACCTCTCCCTGTTTTTGGGGATGGTTATCCCCGTTTTCAGGGATGATTGAAGGGGTAAAATTGCTATCCCTGAATTCAGGGATGGTAATAACCCATGTGACAACTTCAGCAGCAGGAAACACCGCTGGACACTTCATGCAATTTGGCTTGGTATACGCCCATTTATCCAGGCTGGTATTAATCCCTATGTATCTGGTTTGCCCAATGCGGCGCAGGATGATGATGTTCCGATAGGCAAGGCTCAACACGGCTTCAGATACGTGCTTCACCTTCAGCGTCGTTTTATCTGCAATGAGGCTATTGGCGATGCGGTCAGAACCCTTAGACCAGCCATAGGTCAGACGAACGATAGCATTCAGCACCCGGAACTCGCGCCCGGATAGTTCGACGATACACAGGGCATCCTGAATCTGGTTGGCCAGGCGCAAATAGCCTTTCTCCAGTTCAGCCATGCTGCTCTCCTGTTTCCCCTGCTGCGTGGGGAATTTGTATATTTCAGCGGTATTTGACATACTGTTCTCCGCAATTACGTCCTGTTTTTGCACCTGAAGGCCGTTGGTGTTCGAGCACCGCGGCTTTCGCCATTTTTGAACCCGTCATACAACCCCCAGCATCATCTGCACCATCTCCATCAATGGACCGGTTAAGCCAGGGTCAACGCGGTACATCTCCACGATCCCCTCACTCAACTCTTTCAGCTTCTGATGACGCGGCGCATCCATTGCGACAGCTATCTTCGCTTCGCTGGTTTCCTTCTCCATACGTGCCAGGCGAGCCATGATGTTGTCTTCTGGCAGCAGGCGACTGCGAAACTCAATCGGCAAAACCGCGAGGATTGCCGGAGTCAGCTGGCGAACGTTCTCGCGGTACCGCTCGCTGTTGAAATGGTTGTCCAGGAAGCGGAAAAGCTTCTGGCGCTTTCGGCAGAGATCATCAGGGAAAGTGATGTCGTCACCACCCTGAGCCTGGTACTCTTCGATGATCAGAGCCGTAACTACGTCCTGACCATCAGCACCAGCCCAGGAGCGAACCGCATCACGAATATTTTCATGGTTCGGGCAATCCGTTGTTTGAGCGCGATTTATCATCGGGCATGTAGAAAGGTTGTTATTCTGTTGAAATGTAAGTGATTGCATTTTTACAACCTCATTTGTTTTCCGGTTGTTGATTCAGCGGCCTGTGGGGAAAATTCAGGCCAGATGCGCATCCATTTCTCAGGTAGGCAGTCAGCGCGGTTAACGACGCCATTTGTGAAGCGCTCAATTTCGATGGCCCTCTCCGGTGAAATAGCTGAGGTGCATGACGCCATTTGAGATAAGTAAGGCATGGAAATCCCAAGCTTCTTAGCCAACCATTTGGCATTACCGCGCTGCTGGGATAGATAATCTTTGAGTTGCATATGTGCCCTCCAAGTAAGGTGTTTTATGAGTTTACTAATTACTAAACCTTTTAGTCAAGTATTTGCTTGTTTAGCATTAACTAATCAAAATACGCACATGAGCACAGCAGATATCCGTAGGAAGCAGCTAAAGGCATGGTTTGCCGGTAAGTCGCTACCAGAAAAAGAGAAGAGCTATTTATCGCAATTGATAAATGGCAAGACCTCCTTTGGTGAAAGAGCCGCCAGAAGAATTGAGCGCGACTATGGTATGCGCCCTGGTTATCTTGATACTGATGAACAGCACCCTGATAAAGCCAGTAATGATACGATTCTACTAGTTGATGAGTTGGAGTTGCTTTTGCATTACCGCGCCTTCCCAGATTCAGAGAAGAAGGCTGTTCTCCAGGAATTTAAAGCTAAGCACGATAAGTACAATAAGCTTTTCCAAGAACTACTGGCATCTCGAAATAAATAACCTATCCCTCTCAAACTAAACCGCCATATCGGCGGTTTTTTTATGTCTTTACGCCACTTCAATCCACTAATCGCCCTAATCCCTCATACGTTTAGTACGAGCTTAATAATTTTGTTTATAATTTACTTTACAGGATGGTTTAGTAATGAGTAAACTAATCCCATCAACAACGCGCTGCGTTGCTCCGATAAACGTTCCGCCAGCCTGGCGACAAGGGCAAAACATAGAAGTGAGCTTCGCGGTGGTGAACTGCAGAGTTAAAACGCTCAACTGTGAAGATCAGCACCACGGCACCACCAGCGAAGTTCACTCGAAAAACTGGAGAACATCATGGTTCATCAGCACTACGGTACACAGACGGTAAACCGCGGCGCAGTTCAGCCTGGAATGCTCGTCAAACATAAGGATTCAACCTGGACGGCATCAGCTAATGCTCGCGGTCGTTTGTATCTGCATCGCGGCGTTGAGATGACTTACACCAGGGATTTGCTGGTTGAAGTTTATCTGAACGGTCTGGGGAATGGCCTCAGCCATTAACGGAGAGTGTCATGCAAGACAAGAAATGCGGTTATTGCAGCAAGCCGGTTAAACCGGAAGAAGTAATCAAAAGTACCCTTCTCTACCGCAACGGCTCACAGCTGGCGCGCAAAGAGAAAGAGTATTGCTCCAGACGTTGCGCTTCGCACGACCAGATGGCTCACGAAGGCTAACGTAAAACCCGCGCAAGGCGGGATCTACGTCCGGTGGTACCGACCAAAGTTACACCGGAAACAACATCAAAACCAAAGTTAACCCAATGGGCGCTATCAATGGTCCGGGGATTCTAACACCCAAAAATGAGGATCTCACATGGAATTTCCATATGTAGTTAAAGCCACGCAAAAGTCGGGAAAGCCTGATGCTTTTGTCTGGTTCGCTGCGAAAACTGAGGCTCGCGCCAACCTGATGCTGGACGTTGCGCTGGAAGATGCAGGTATCGAGACCGGTCGTGGCAAGGACTACGCCAAACCGATTCGCACTGATTTTCCTGTTGTTGATGACCTGCCGGAAGAAGGTGAAGTTGATTTCACCTGGTGTGATCGTTACGAGCTGGCCGAAGACCAGCGTACCTGGAATGTGAAATTGAAAGCTGATAACGCGGCGCAGGAAGAAAACCACCAGGCTGATGACAATGTCGTTGATGGTGAAACCGGCCATGCAGACGAATCCCAGCAGGCAGAACAGCCGCAGTTGATCACTGTCGCCACCCTATCCTTGCGCCAGCGTATCTTGGCTCAGTTCATCTCTGATGAATATGTTTATCACATCGATGCTGAGCAAAAGAAAATTATTCAAGGACTCGAGCTGGATATGGATAACAGCTACGTCCAGAACCTGCTGCTTGCTGCTGAAAACGTGGAGTTTTTCAAGAATGCTGCTGAGATTGACATCTCCCGGGTTGTAGCTGCTCTGAAAACCGTCTTCCCGGTCGAAGGGAAACGGACTGAACTATCTCTTGTAATGCGGTTCATCAGGATCTGGTTCAATACTGATTACATCGACCGTGGCATTCTGGCGCGCGAATGGGCCGCCGGTAACCGCATCAGTAATGTTCAACGCACTGACTCCGGTACAAATGCCGATGGCGGATATGTCACCGACCGTGGCGATGGCGCACATCACACGCTGGATACACTGGATTTAGAGATTGCCTGCGCCCTTCTGCCGATGGACTTCAACCACTTCGAAATTCCAGGCAGCATTCTTCGTCGCGCCAAAGAAATCGTAGCCAAAAAAGAAGAACCGTGGAAATCATGGAGCAGCATCCTGCGCAATCAACCAGGCGTTCTGGGCGTAAACCGCACAGCCATTTTTAACCTGGTACGCATCGCGCCGGAGAATATTCACCTGACACCTGTTGCTCATCTGGAATTTGTTAACCAGACGATGACTGCTGAATTCAACGCTGCGGTTGAGTTATGGCCGTTGCCTGTAGCTGGCGCGCAGGAACCAAACGCTCAGGATCAACCTCGCGTTG
It encodes:
- a CDS encoding class I SAM-dependent methyltransferase, yielding MAEQTILDVCCGSRMFWFNKQDTRAVFTDIRAEEHELCDGRRLVISPDLIADFRVLPFADASFPVVVFDPPHLERVGQSAWMGKKYGRLNKKTWRSDLRAGFKEAFRVLWPCGVLIFKWNETQIPVSQILALTDVKPAIGQRTGKNDKTHWIIFVKD
- a CDS encoding ATP-binding protein, with protein sequence MKNIVNSGSALDRLKKLIPPGVQPKFTSAAELLAWQREEGLKHCEELDKLNQKARTEKIFGRSGIQSLHRSCTFANYEVSGEQQRKAYTMAKSYAQNFGAGFASFVFSGGPGTGKNHLAAAIGNHLLSGGQSVLVVTIPDLMLRVRECYDGGQSEASLLDDLCKVDLLVLDEVGIQRGSNGEKVILNQVIDRRLSSMRPVGILTNLNHEELLGALGARVIDRLQMDGGMWVNFDWGSYRKNVSHLRIVK
- a CDS encoding replication protein; amino-acid sequence: MSNTAEIYKFPTQQGKQESSMAELEKGYLRLANQIQDALCIVELSGREFRVLNAIVRLTYGWSKGSDRIANSLIADKTTLKVKHVSEAVLSLAYRNIIILRRIGQTRYIGINTSLDKWAYTKPNCMKCPAVFPAAEVVTWVITIPEFRDSNFTPSIIPENGDNHPQKQGEVSLKTGNTKDILPNTNINTDLTPSNPPKGKGKFDPLTIPVPEWLDSVSWSEWVAYRQQSGKAIKTEMTVTKAFKLLKACMDEGHDPVDVINTSIANGYQGLFKPKFALNDRKTGRDVNRISEPDKTIPTGFRG
- a CDS encoding toxin YdaT domain-containing protein; the protein is MQSLTFQQNNNLSTCPMINRAQTTDCPNHENIRDAVRSWAGADGQDVVTALIIEEYQAQGGDDITFPDDLCRKRQKLFRFLDNHFNSERYRENVRQLTPAILAVLPIEFRSRLLPEDNIMARLARMEKETSEAKIAVAMDAPRHQKLKELSEGIVEMYRVDPGLTGPLMEMVQMMLGVV
- a CDS encoding transcriptional regulator codes for the protein MQLKDYLSQQRGNAKWLAKKLGISMPYLSQMASCTSAISPERAIEIERFTNGVVNRADCLPEKWMRIWPEFSPQAAESTTGKQMRL
- a CDS encoding YdaE family protein, which produces MQDKKCGYCSKPVKPEEVIKSTLLYRNGSQLARKEKEYCSRRCASHDQMAHEG